The genomic window ATGATTCCAGGTTACCTTCTGGGGAAGGTAGTAGTCTCCACCTTGAGGCAATAAGCATCTTTGATGATGGAAAACTTCTGCTGAATAACATATTGCAGAGTGATCTTGTTGGTTTGACCGGCCGTATTAAGTTTGGAATAGACAGATCTCTTATTCTGCCTGCATATGATGTTGTTAATGTTATTGGAACTGGGTATAGACGGATTGGTTACTGGTCCAATTATTCTGGTTTGTCTATCACGCCTCCTGAGACACTTTATACAAAGCCACCAAATCGTTCAAGCGCAAACCAGAAATTGTACAATGCCATTTGGCCTGGGGATACATTGCTTACGCCACGTGGATGGGCTTTTGCTAACAATGGGAAGCAACTGAGAATTGGTGTGCCAATTCGGGTGAGTTTCCGAGAATTTGTATCACAAGTACAAGGGACAGATACGTTCAAGGGTTTCTGCATAGATGTTTTTACAGCTGCTGTAAATCTATTACCATACCCTGTTCAATATCAGTTCGTCCCCTTTGGAGATGGTAAAGAAAATCCAAGCTACACAGAGCTGGTGAATAAGATCACGACGGGTGTGAGTGCATAGTAAAGTTGTTTGCACTTCAAGTTTAAGTCCATGTATTCCAGTGTTTGACCCACTCATATTCTTGTTGCAGTTCTTTGATGCTGCTGTTGGTGATATTGCCATTGTAACCAAAAGAACGAAAGTCATTGATTTTACGCAGCCATATGTCGCGTCTGGATTGGTTGTTGTGGCCCCATTTAGGAAGTTGAACTCTGGAGCCTGGGCTTTCCTGAGGCCATTCAGTGCCCGTATGTGGATTGTCACTGCTTGTTTCTTCCTTGTTGTTGGCTTAGTTGTGTGGATTCTGGAGCATAGGATAAATGACGAATTCAGGGGCCCACCTAAAAGACAAGTAATAACTGTTTTATGGTGAGCTTTTAAATTATCATCTTATTTTGGCTGTTGGTCGATAAAGATCTTTgacattatttatgttaaagaaaacaaaggaattacttctttgggtttttttgggtGCTTAGTTGCCTAAGGGACGTACTGAGAATGCCACatcccttaaaaaaacaaaaaaattatgagagcAAATGAGAAACAAGTTCttcctaaatgtttttttgaatacGTTTCCTGCTTACATACTTGACATGGAACTTCCAAACTTCAGTTCATATTGTTTTGGCTCGTTCCTTGTTTAAGAAAAACACAACACATTGGAGgacagaggaaaaaaagaacaaaaaggaaaaacttcGAAGTAACAGTCACTGTGAAATTCTTCAGAattcaagaaaagagaaatatttCCTTGTATCTGTATGCActgtttcttaaattttaaatttaccatTCTCGCATTTGTGTCTGCCATTTCTCGGTTACTGCTATAAATGTTtcgtttctgttttttcttttttctttttcttgtaggAAGTAATTTGATTTCTGTACCATGCTGTTTTGCTAAAATTATGTACTTGTATTCTTGCAATTCAAGCACCCTTTAGTAAAGCTGACTTTATCATATGAGGGTCAGACCTCAGATAATATATCACTAATGCAATAATGATTTAATCCCAAGTAACATTTTGCAAGTAATCAAAATGATCATTGCCTGATCCGTTTCTTTCTTAACCCTTGCAGGTTCAGCCTCTCGACTCTATTTTTCGCTCATAGTAAGTGGAAATCAGATTCTTGCCCAAATTCTATGCTTATCTTGGGTCGTAAGGAGTCATCATTAATTTGATTGAGTTGGTTTCCTATACCTTTTGCAGGAGAAAACACTATGAGCACCCTTGCTCGGTTTGTGCTACTTATATGGCTCTTTGTGGTCTTAATAATCAACTCAAGCTACACTGCAAGTTTGACTTCAATTTTCACAGTGCAGCAACTATCTTCTCCTATTAAAGGAATTGAAAGCTTGAAGGAAAGCAATGAGCCTGTAGGATACCAGGTGGGTTCGTTTGCTGAATATTATTTGAGAGAGGAAGTTGGAATACCTAAATCTAGGCTTGTTGCCTTGGGATCACCAGAAGCATATGCTAATGCACTCCAACTTGGTCCTGAAAAAGGGGGTGTTGCTGCAATTGTTGATGAACTTCCTTATGTGGAACTTTTCCTCTCAAGGCAGTGCACATTCAGGATTGTTGGTCAAGAATTTACAAAAAGTGGCTGGGGTTTTGTGAGTACCTGCTTCCTGGTTCATCTGTTCTTTTCTCACTCTAAAAGCAAAGCATTACTGCATTAGATCTAAATAAAGAATACATGTTCCTGTGTTGCATAGATAGGAATGAAAAGTTCTCTATTCGGAGTGGATTCacgaaaaaagataaaatttccaaaaaatatGTCCATACAGTGAATCAACATTTTAATATGCTTATTTCACACAATTATTAGCCTCAAAATTATCTTTCTATACAAGCATGATTACTCATCCTTGATCCCTTGACATGCAATGCTATGACAGTGCATTTTACCATTATAAATAAGCATCCTGTCAAGGGAATGGTTAGTTTCACCACTGATTCTCTCCTCTGCTCATTTGTGTTTGCCAAAAACCAGGCGTTTCCAAGAGACTCTCCCTTAGCTTTGGATATGTCAACTGCAATTCTAGCACTATCAGAGAATGGTGATCTCCAACGGATCCATGACAAGTGGCTGACGCAAAGCACGTGCAGTTCAGAGACATCTGAGCTTGAATCAGATAGACTTCACCTCAAGAGCTTTTGGGGCCTCTTTCTCATTTGTGGTCTAGCTTGCTTCATTTCCCTCCTCATACACTTTTGCCAGATTACACGCCAGTTATATCGCACCGCCCCTGTAGAATCTCCATCTGCTGGTCAAGGTTCCTTGCGTTCTGGGCGTCTTCATAGACTATTTTCATTAATGGATGAGAAGGCTAGCCAAGAAAAGAGTGCAGTTAAAAGAAGGAAGTTGGAAAGATCATTATCCGAGAATGATCGGGACTGTGAGTTGGGGAGGAATCCCACGAGGAAAGAAACAGAAAGGATGACCGGAACAACGGCAAGTTAAGCTAGTAAGCTTGTCAACCAACATCTTTATCTTTTGAGAGTAGTAATCTATAGCttgaaagcttttttttttttttttttggtgggggGGGGGTATCCCCAAAAAGGATGTTAGTTTTCCATTTCGGTGACTGCGTGAATATTGAAGgtagtataaaattatatttactgTCTTTCTCGtttagaattttcattttttcttgtaaatagaAATGTTTAGCCTATCTAATTATTCACAAATAAgcttttaagtaattttttttaaatggatctCTTTACTCAGAAATTTTCAACTAACAAAAGACTGACATTATCCAATCCCTTGATGTGATGATATGAATTTATATTAGCCTATCTAATCTCCTTTTGACGTTGAATTACAGATAAAAGAATACACAACACCGTTGGCCCTCCGTTTGAGTTGGACTTGGAAACAATGTACTCAATATTCATTTAGCAACGTGCCTTTTTTTCAGAATGTTATCTACCTCCTTCAAATCAACATCAGTGCCTGTATCAGTTCCACTGAAATTTGCTGATTGTACATGGAGTGTTGCATTGCTAATTTCTATCCCAGAATCCTGTATCAAATCACAAAGAAAGGAAATGTTGGAATTTTAATGTTTACAGATGAAGAAGAATATATTGGCTCTCTCTACACTCTTACTTTACC from Populus trichocarpa isolate Nisqually-1 chromosome 5, P.trichocarpa_v4.1, whole genome shotgun sequence includes these protein-coding regions:
- the LOC7494710 gene encoding glutamate receptor 3.3, with the translated sequence MNAVRFVSCLFLFCVLFSTSGYSRNVSSRPAVVNIGAIFTFESTIGRVAKIAIQEAVKDVNANSSILHGTELKIHMKNSNCSGFLGLAEALKFTENDVIAIIGPQSSVVAHIISHVANELQVPLLSFAATDPTLNSLQFPFFVRTTQSDFYQMAAISEVVDHYGWKQVTAIFIDNDYGRNGVSALGDRLAERRCRISYKVGIPPDSGVNRGDIMDILVKVALMESRVVIVHVYPDMGFKIFSMANHLEMMGNGWVWIATDWLSSVLDSASPLPSETMDSVQGVLVLRQHTPDSDRNRAFSSRWHKLTGGYLGLHSYGLYAYDSVWLIAHALDAFFNQGGIISFSNDSRLPSGEGSSLHLEAISIFDDGKLLLNNILQSDLVGLTGRIKFGIDRSLILPAYDVVNVIGTGYRRIGYWSNYSGLSITPPETLYTKPPNRSSANQKLYNAIWPGDTLLTPRGWAFANNGKQLRIGVPIRVSFREFVSQVQGTDTFKGFCIDVFTAAVNLLPYPVQYQFVPFGDGKENPSYTELVNKITTGFFDAAVGDIAIVTKRTKVIDFTQPYVASGLVVVAPFRKLNSGAWAFLRPFSARMWIVTACFFLVVGLVVWILEHRINDEFRGPPKRQVITVLWFSLSTLFFAHRENTMSTLARFVLLIWLFVVLIINSSYTASLTSIFTVQQLSSPIKGIESLKESNEPVGYQVGSFAEYYLREEVGIPKSRLVALGSPEAYANALQLGPEKGGVAAIVDELPYVELFLSRQCTFRIVGQEFTKSGWGFAFPRDSPLALDMSTAILALSENGDLQRIHDKWLTQSTCSSETSELESDRLHLKSFWGLFLICGLACFISLLIHFCQITRQLYRTAPVESPSAGQGSLRSGRLHRLFSLMDEKASQEKSAVKRRKLERSLSENDRDCELGRNPTRKETERMTGTTAS